One window of the Pieris brassicae chromosome 2, ilPieBrab1.1, whole genome shotgun sequence genome contains the following:
- the LOC123720697 gene encoding cell growth-regulating nucleolar protein: protein MVVFTCGHCGESVQKPKVEKHYLTKCRNRNPNLSCMDCFKDFLGNDYESHIKCITEEQRYSAKGFQAKEKKGEKKQNAWVEMLQSVLDEQKNASKNVLRIIETISKHNNTPRKKPKFINFVKNVCGNKTNPKDIDGAWDLISVKLTALSNANQQNKNQNKDEKSSSDAKEINSEINGTMNHNDITPSQENINNDEEPVEPVNGQPKEEIKLSKKQKKEEKKRKKYEAELLSAETPSTEVLEEVETKKKGKKGKNKENINDDDITNEAKNKKKRKRQDTIPTIEVVENGVVNKESKKKLKTDEEEEESICLHDQNVAKSEEVEEKRDKFNWHEVILSVLQKKDNEMQFKRLQKKVLGEYSEFFGCEVDDRIADKFIKKLKSAPNVRVDKNRVTLIEE, encoded by the exons atgGTTGTTTTTACATGTGGCCACTGCGGAGAATCGGTGCAGAAACCTAAAGTTGAAAAGCATTATCTTACAAAATGTAGAAATAGAAATCCAAATTTATCTTGCATGGATTGTTTTAAAGATTTCCT tgGCAATGATTATGAGTCTCACATTAAATGTATTACTGAAGAACAACGATATTCAGCGAAAGGATTTCAAGCTAAAGAAAAAAAGGGTGAGAAGAAGCAAAATGCTTGGGTTGAAATGTTGCAGTCTGTATTAGATGAACAAAAAAATGCCTCAAAAAATGTCTTAAGAATCATTGAAACAATCAGTAAACATAATAACACACCTAGGAAGAAGccaaaattcattaattttgttaaaaatgtttgtggtaataaaacaaatcctAAAGACATTGATGGAGCGTGGGATTTGATTTCAGTAAAACTTACAGCTCTATCTAATGCTAACCAAcagaataaaaatcaaaataaggATGAAAAATCAAGTTCAGAtgcaaaagaaataaattctgAAATAAATGGTACTATGAATCATAATGATATTACTCCATCACaggaaaacattaataatgatGAAGAACCTGTGGAACCTGTTAACGGTCAGCCCAAAGAAGAAATTAAACTATCAAAGAAAcagaaaaaagaagaaaagaaaCGCAAAAAATATGAAGCTGAATTACTGAGTGCTGAAACACCATCAACTGAAGTTTTAGAAGAAGTTGAAACCaagaaaaaaggtaaaaagggtaaaaataaagaaaatataaatgatgatGATATTACAAACGAGGctaaaaacaagaaaaaacgTAAACGCCAAGACACAATACCAACAATTGAAGTGGTGGAGAATGGTGTTGTCAACAAGGAGagtaagaaaaaattaaagacaGATGAAGAGGAAGAGGAAAGCATCTGTTTACATGATCAGAATGTAGCCAAAAGTGAAGAGGTTGAAGAGAAAAGAGATAAATTTAACTGGCATGAAGTCATTTTGTCTGTGCTACAAAAGAAAGACAATGAAATGCAATTCAAACGTCTTCAAAAGAAAGTACTTGGAGAATATTCTGAATTCTTTGGATGTGAGGTTGATGATAGAATTGCtgataaattcattaaaaaattaaagagtGCTCCGAATGTAAGAGTTGACAAAAATAGAGTTACATTGATTGAGgagtaa